The Streptomyces albofaciens JCM 4342 genome has a segment encoding these proteins:
- the proC gene encoding pyrroline-5-carboxylate reductase, with protein sequence MTQKVAVLGTGKIGEALLSGMIRGGWAPTDLMVTARRPERADQLRTRYGVTPVTNAEAAKSADTLILTVKPQDMGALLTELAPHVPADRLVISGAAGIPTAFFEERLPAATPVVRVMTNTPALVDEAMSVISAGTHATAAHLTRAEEIFATVGKTLRVPESQQDAATALSGSGPAYFYFLVEAMTDAGILLGLPRDKAHDLIVQAAIGAATMLRDSGEHPVTLRENVTSPAGTTINAIRELENHGVRAALIAALEAARDRSRELASGNG encoded by the coding sequence ATGACCCAGAAGGTCGCCGTACTAGGCACCGGAAAAATCGGCGAAGCCCTCCTCAGCGGCATGATCCGTGGCGGCTGGGCCCCCACCGACCTCATGGTCACCGCCCGCCGCCCCGAACGCGCCGACCAGCTCCGTACCCGCTACGGCGTCACCCCCGTGACCAACGCCGAGGCGGCCAAGTCCGCGGACACCCTCATCCTGACCGTGAAGCCGCAGGACATGGGCGCCCTCCTCACCGAGCTGGCCCCGCACGTCCCGGCCGACCGCCTCGTCATCAGCGGCGCCGCCGGCATCCCGACCGCCTTCTTCGAGGAGCGGCTGCCCGCGGCCACCCCCGTCGTACGCGTCATGACGAACACCCCCGCCCTCGTCGACGAGGCCATGTCCGTCATCTCGGCCGGCACCCATGCCACCGCCGCGCACCTCACCCGAGCCGAGGAGATCTTCGCCACCGTCGGCAAGACGCTGCGGGTCCCGGAGTCCCAGCAGGACGCCGCGACCGCCCTCTCCGGCTCGGGCCCGGCGTACTTCTATTTCCTGGTCGAGGCGATGACCGACGCCGGCATCCTGCTCGGCCTGCCGCGGGACAAGGCCCACGACCTGATCGTGCAGGCCGCGATCGGCGCGGCGACCATGCTCCGGGACAGCGGCGAGCACCCGGTCACCCTCCGCGAGAACGTCACATCGCCCGCCGGCACCACCATCAACGCCATCCGCGAGCTGGAGAACCACGGCGTACGGGCCGCCCTGATCGCCGCCCTCGAAGCGGCCCGCGACCGCAGCCGCGAACTCGCCTCCGGCAACGGCTGA
- a CDS encoding ABC transporter permease, whose product MTTAAPPFSGARALATAARVLRQLRHDPRTIALMLIVPCVMIALLRYVFDARPRTFDSVGASLLGVFPMITMFLVTSIATLRERTSGTLERLLAMPLGKADLLGGYALAFGALAVVQSALATALSIWLLDLDVSGSPWLLLLVAVLDALLGTALGLFVSAFASSEFQAVQFMPAILMPQLLLCGLFTPRDTMQPALKTLSDILPMSYAVDGMTELLTHPTITTTFLRDITIVTACTFAILALGTTTLRRRTG is encoded by the coding sequence ATGACCACGGCAGCGCCGCCCTTCTCCGGGGCCCGCGCCCTGGCCACCGCCGCCCGCGTGCTGCGCCAGCTGCGCCACGACCCGCGCACCATCGCCCTGATGCTGATCGTCCCCTGCGTGATGATCGCCCTGCTGCGCTACGTCTTCGACGCGCGTCCCCGGACGTTCGACAGCGTCGGCGCCTCGCTGCTCGGCGTCTTCCCGATGATCACGATGTTCCTGGTGACCTCCATCGCCACCCTCCGCGAACGCACCTCGGGCACCCTCGAACGCCTCCTCGCCATGCCCCTCGGCAAGGCCGACCTCCTCGGCGGCTACGCCCTGGCCTTCGGCGCCCTCGCCGTCGTCCAGTCCGCCCTCGCCACCGCCCTGTCGATATGGCTGCTGGACCTGGACGTCAGCGGTTCCCCCTGGCTGCTCCTCCTGGTCGCCGTCCTGGACGCCCTCCTCGGCACCGCCCTCGGCCTCTTCGTCTCGGCCTTCGCCTCGTCCGAATTCCAGGCCGTCCAGTTCATGCCCGCCATCCTGATGCCGCAGCTCCTTTTGTGCGGCCTGTTCACCCCACGCGACACGATGCAGCCGGCCCTCAAAACCCTCTCGGACATCCTCCCGATGTCCTACGCGGTGGACGGCATGACCGAACTCCTCACCCACCCCACCATCACCACCACATTCCTCCGCGACATCACCATCGTCACCGCCTGCACATTCGCGATCCTGGCTTTGGGGACGACTACGTTGCGGCGGCGTACGGGGTGA
- a CDS encoding SCO6880 family protein — protein MTTQSHPITPRRTYLIGRARPNAIVGKNRETGEIALIIAGAFLGMLCGLLVPVLSLRIASLTGFPLLAIAAVYFPYRGRTFYKWFEINRSYRRTVRRGATYRSGAAEAGVRLDGREVEIGPPPGIGRINWLSAPFGPDEIAVLLHADRRTVTAAIEIEGPGVGLRDSEDQEALVERFGTLLKHVANGDGFVTRLQMLARTLPADPDAHAKDVAQRGNPDAPDWLQDSYDQLQSMVSTSSEQHRAYLVACMHYTRELAAEAQTMARAAQLHNGGLIRKKLDRDAGLAVVMARELTDICARLAEADIRVRQPLGQSRLSSLVHSMYDPDHPIDHIQAMTKRNAWPAELDAMEPTYLQAKTRESATRAPWCHATAWIKEWPLTPVGVNFLAPLLVHTPDVIRTVAVCMDLEPTEIAIERMLTEKTNDDAEASRAAKMNRVVDPRDVAHHGRVDQRGEDLASGAAGVNLVGYITVSARSPEALARDKRTIRASAGKSYLKLEWCDREHHRAFVNTLPFATGIRR, from the coding sequence TTGACGACCCAGTCGCACCCGATCACGCCCCGCCGCACGTACCTGATCGGCCGCGCCCGCCCGAACGCGATCGTCGGCAAGAACCGCGAGACCGGCGAGATCGCGCTGATCATCGCGGGCGCCTTCCTCGGCATGCTGTGCGGCCTGCTGGTGCCGGTGCTGTCCCTGCGGATCGCCAGCCTGACCGGCTTCCCGCTGCTGGCGATCGCCGCGGTCTACTTCCCGTACCGCGGCCGTACGTTCTACAAGTGGTTCGAGATCAACCGCAGCTACCGGCGCACCGTCCGCCGGGGCGCCACGTACCGCTCCGGCGCCGCCGAGGCGGGCGTCCGGCTGGACGGCCGGGAGGTGGAGATCGGCCCGCCGCCCGGCATCGGCCGCATCAACTGGCTGAGCGCGCCGTTCGGCCCGGACGAGATCGCCGTACTGCTGCACGCCGACCGCCGCACGGTCACCGCCGCCATCGAGATCGAGGGCCCGGGCGTCGGCCTGCGCGACAGCGAGGACCAGGAGGCGCTGGTCGAACGGTTCGGCACGCTGCTCAAGCACGTCGCCAACGGGGACGGCTTCGTCACCCGCCTCCAGATGCTGGCCCGTACGCTCCCCGCCGACCCGGACGCGCACGCCAAGGACGTCGCCCAGCGCGGAAACCCGGACGCCCCGGACTGGCTCCAGGACTCCTACGACCAGCTCCAGTCCATGGTCTCCACCTCCTCCGAGCAGCACCGCGCCTACCTGGTCGCCTGCATGCACTACACCCGCGAACTGGCCGCCGAGGCGCAGACCATGGCGCGCGCCGCGCAGCTGCACAACGGCGGGCTGATCCGCAAGAAGCTGGACCGGGACGCGGGCCTGGCCGTCGTCATGGCGCGCGAGCTGACCGACATCTGCGCGCGGCTGGCGGAGGCCGACATCCGCGTACGGCAGCCCCTCGGGCAGAGCAGGCTGTCCTCCCTGGTCCACTCCATGTACGACCCGGACCACCCCATCGACCACATCCAGGCCATGACCAAGCGCAACGCCTGGCCGGCCGAGCTGGACGCGATGGAACCGACGTACCTCCAGGCCAAGACCCGCGAGTCGGCCACCCGCGCGCCGTGGTGCCACGCCACCGCGTGGATCAAGGAGTGGCCGCTGACCCCGGTCGGCGTCAACTTCCTGGCACCGTTGCTTGTGCACACTCCCGATGTCATCCGTACGGTGGCGGTCTGCATGGACCTGGAGCCCACCGAGATCGCGATCGAGCGGATGCTGACGGAGAAGACCAACGACGACGCGGAGGCCAGCCGGGCCGCCAAGATGAACCGGGTGGTCGACCCGCGCGACGTGGCCCACCACGGCCGCGTCGACCAGCGCGGCGAGGACCTGGCCTCGGGCGCCGCGGGCGTCAACCTGGTCGGCTACATCACCGTCTCCGCCCGCTCGCCGGAGGCGCTGGCCCGCGACAAGCGCACCATCCGCGCCTCGGCGGGCAAGAGTTACCTCAAACTGGAGTGGTGCGACCGGGAACACCACCGCGCCTTTGTCAACACGCTGCCGTTCGCGACCGGGATCCGCCGCTAA
- a CDS encoding ABC transporter ATP-binding protein produces the protein MMNYGRAPAGTASAAPTAPAAVRARALTVVRGRRTVLDDLAFDVPHGLITGLLGPSGCGKTTLMRAVVGTQAKVGGTLDVLGRPAGHAGLRPRIGYVTQAPSVYGDLTVRQNLDYFAAVLHPGRAARATRREQVRRAIEDVALTRHADALAGNLSGGQRSRVSLAVALLGTPELLVLDEPTVGLDPVLRRDLWQLFHRLATERGATLLVSSHVMDEAERCDRLLLMREGRILAEDTPDALRARTRTDTVEAAFLHLVDAATAAEHATAHTGDRPA, from the coding sequence ATGATGAATTACGGTCGTGCCCCGGCCGGTACGGCCTCCGCCGCCCCGACCGCCCCCGCCGCCGTCCGGGCCCGCGCCCTCACCGTCGTACGCGGCCGCCGCACCGTCCTGGACGACCTCGCCTTCGACGTCCCGCACGGCCTGATCACCGGGCTCCTCGGCCCCTCCGGCTGCGGCAAAACCACCCTGATGCGCGCCGTCGTCGGCACCCAGGCCAAGGTCGGCGGCACCCTCGACGTACTCGGCCGCCCCGCGGGGCACGCCGGTCTGCGCCCCCGCATCGGCTACGTCACCCAGGCCCCGTCCGTATACGGCGACCTCACCGTCCGCCAGAACCTCGACTACTTCGCCGCCGTCCTGCACCCGGGACGGGCCGCCCGCGCCACCCGCCGGGAGCAGGTGCGCCGCGCCATCGAGGACGTCGCCCTGACACGGCACGCCGACGCCCTGGCCGGCAACCTCTCCGGCGGCCAGCGCAGCCGCGTCTCCCTCGCCGTCGCCCTCCTCGGCACGCCGGAACTCCTCGTCCTCGACGAACCCACCGTCGGCCTGGACCCGGTGCTCCGCCGTGACCTGTGGCAGCTCTTCCACCGCCTCGCCACCGAACGCGGCGCCACGCTCCTGGTCTCCTCCCACGTCATGGACGAGGCCGAGCGCTGCGACCGGCTCCTCCTGATGCGCGAGGGCCGCATCCTCGCCGAGGACACCCCCGACGCGCTGCGGGCCCGTACCCGTACGGACACCGTCGAGGCGGCCTTCCTCCACCTGGTCGACGCGGCCACCGCGGCCGAACACGCCACCGCCCACACCGGGGACCGGCCCGCATGA
- a CDS encoding GNAT family N-acetyltransferase → MGYLIRPVKADEWKRLRELRLAALADPVARIAFNESFDKVAAFPDEVWRRRAARSDEDRDPLTIIGEAPDGSWGGMVVVLVEREGADEGDGDEPWAHIVGVYVRPEHRGTGLARELFAAAVEWAWSRSEPAVERVRLWVHEENERALALYRALGFVETGRTMTDPKDGTAIEREMALERA, encoded by the coding sequence ATGGGGTATCTGATCAGGCCGGTCAAGGCCGACGAGTGGAAGCGGCTCAGGGAGCTGCGGCTGGCGGCACTCGCCGATCCGGTCGCGCGCATCGCCTTCAACGAGTCCTTCGACAAGGTCGCGGCGTTCCCGGACGAGGTGTGGCGCCGCCGGGCGGCGCGGAGCGACGAGGACCGGGACCCACTGACCATCATCGGCGAGGCACCCGACGGCAGTTGGGGCGGCATGGTCGTCGTACTCGTCGAGAGGGAGGGCGCGGACGAGGGGGACGGCGACGAGCCGTGGGCCCATATCGTCGGCGTCTACGTACGTCCGGAACACCGTGGCACCGGGCTGGCGCGCGAGCTGTTCGCGGCAGCGGTGGAGTGGGCCTGGAGCCGCTCCGAGCCGGCGGTGGAACGCGTACGGCTGTGGGTGCACGAGGAGAACGAGCGCGCGCTGGCGCTCTACCGGGCGCTCGGTTTCGTGGAGACCGGCCGCACGATGACCGATCCGAAGGACGGGACGGCCATCGAGCGCGAGATGGCGCTGGAACGCGCGTAG
- a CDS encoding SulP family inorganic anion transporter produces MRKIMAIRPDFTASLVVFLVAVPLCVGVAVASGVPAELGLVTGIVGGLLTGLLPGSSLQVSGPAAGLTVLVYEAVREFGLSALGALVLAAGVLQLVMGALRLGRWFRAISVAVVQGMLAGIGLVLIAGQLYALTDAEAPGSGLANLGGLPELAADTIWSDQALTAAAIGVGTIAVLALWPRWRRAARVLPAPLAAVLLATVAVAVLRLPVARVEVAGLLSAVQPPGGADFARLAEVGAVGTVLAFALIASAESLFSAAAVDRLHDGPRTDYDKELMAQGAGNAACGLLGALPMTAVIVRSSANVRAGARTKASRVLHGVWLLLFAAAFPAALGVVPLAALAGVLVHAGWKLVPVRDFVPLWREHRGEAVVLVGTAVAIVVTNMFEGVVIGLLMAVAKTAWETSHAHLEVSGLEDRGPGAGPIRVRALGNATFLRLPRLLDQLEALPRDRAVVLDLSGLRHLDRACAAALGSWAERRRPGDGPETVDAGTGTDIRT; encoded by the coding sequence ATGCGAAAAATCATGGCCATACGCCCCGACTTCACCGCTTCCCTCGTCGTCTTCCTGGTCGCCGTGCCGCTGTGCGTCGGCGTGGCCGTCGCCTCCGGCGTCCCGGCCGAACTCGGACTCGTCACCGGCATCGTCGGCGGGCTGCTCACCGGCCTCCTGCCCGGCAGCAGCCTTCAGGTGAGCGGTCCGGCGGCCGGTCTGACCGTCCTCGTGTACGAGGCGGTGCGGGAGTTCGGGCTGAGCGCGCTGGGCGCGCTGGTGCTGGCGGCCGGGGTGCTGCAGCTCGTCATGGGGGCGCTGCGGCTGGGGCGGTGGTTCCGCGCGATCTCCGTGGCCGTCGTGCAGGGCATGCTCGCGGGCATCGGGCTGGTGCTGATCGCCGGTCAGCTGTACGCGCTCACCGACGCCGAGGCGCCCGGCAGCGGCCTGGCCAACCTCGGGGGCCTGCCGGAGCTGGCGGCCGACACGATCTGGTCGGACCAGGCGCTGACCGCGGCGGCGATCGGCGTCGGCACCATCGCCGTACTGGCACTGTGGCCGCGCTGGCGGCGGGCGGCCCGTGTCCTGCCCGCGCCGCTCGCGGCCGTGCTCCTGGCCACCGTCGCCGTCGCCGTGCTCCGGCTGCCGGTGGCGCGGGTGGAGGTCGCGGGGCTGCTGTCCGCCGTACAGCCGCCGGGCGGTGCGGACTTCGCCCGGCTGGCGGAGGTGGGCGCGGTCGGCACCGTGCTGGCCTTCGCGCTCATCGCGTCCGCCGAGTCGCTGTTCAGCGCGGCGGCCGTGGACCGGCTGCACGACGGGCCGCGTACGGACTACGACAAGGAGCTGATGGCGCAGGGGGCGGGCAACGCGGCGTGCGGGCTGCTCGGCGCGCTGCCGATGACCGCGGTCATCGTGCGCAGTTCCGCGAACGTGCGGGCAGGCGCGCGCACCAAGGCTTCGCGGGTGCTGCACGGCGTGTGGCTGCTGCTGTTCGCGGCGGCGTTCCCGGCGGCGCTGGGCGTCGTGCCGCTGGCTGCGCTGGCGGGGGTGCTCGTGCACGCGGGCTGGAAGCTCGTTCCCGTACGGGATTTCGTGCCGCTGTGGCGGGAGCACCGGGGCGAGGCCGTCGTGCTCGTGGGAACGGCGGTGGCGATCGTGGTGACCAACATGTTCGAGGGTGTCGTCATCGGGCTGCTGATGGCGGTCGCGAAGACCGCCTGGGAGACCTCGCACGCGCACCTGGAGGTGTCCGGGCTGGAGGACCGCGGGCCCGGGGCGGGGCCCATCCGTGTGCGCGCCCTGGGTAACGCCACGTTCCTGCGCCTACCCAGGCTGCTGGACCAGTTGGAGGCGCTGCCGCGCGATCGTGCCGTGGTGCTGGACCTCTCCGGGCTGCGCCATCTGGACCGTGCCTGCGCGGCGGCGCTCGGCAGCTGGGCGGAGCGGCGGCGGCCGGGGGACGGGCCGGAAACGGTGGACGCCGGAACCGGCACCGACATCCGAACATAA
- a CDS encoding type IV secretory system conjugative DNA transfer family protein, translating to MTVLAWTATGLAGLFTHGAWPDGVTFARTPLALRSLITAPHDLPSAWPDTPAAQLSGYGLFWGILISQLLVLVVLTVFAMGTIARYRMVRANRRAGAAKDAGWQGGVAQSGVASGGGPAAAAGPPGAPTTSGAAAGPMAGATPGPTAGSTPGPGPASAPSAPTAPAPIPEPPAPAPAGPTAPAAPVPTPAASVPTPAAPSEPAVSSTAVPVGPPQTPADAVPDAPTPEFAPHAAPVVHYGTDRRQAGALAASAIAAAEGPLVVATTDPALWADTKDARAKLGPLLTYDPQHVLDTPARMRWSPTSGCEDIGVAAARAAALLTPVRPSSVLDSAVADAATTLLRCWLHAAAVDGRPFRQLHRWAHASGAAHEPVRILRTNRKASAGQAGELESVLTAHAERREMARELVSRTLTCLSSIHIRDACNPARSDALLLESFIDEGGTLYVAGESIEDPRSAPGAMPLLIALLSNVVERGRRMAERSSAGRLDPPLTLVLHDIAALAPFPALPGLLETGREQGLLTVVTLRSQEQARARWPQQALPD from the coding sequence ATGACCGTCCTGGCGTGGACGGCGACCGGCCTGGCCGGCCTCTTCACGCACGGCGCCTGGCCGGACGGCGTGACCTTCGCCCGTACGCCCCTGGCCCTGCGCAGCCTGATAACCGCCCCGCACGACCTCCCGTCCGCCTGGCCGGACACGCCCGCCGCACAGCTCTCCGGGTACGGCCTGTTCTGGGGCATCCTCATCAGCCAGCTGCTGGTGCTGGTCGTCCTGACGGTGTTCGCCATGGGGACGATCGCCCGCTATCGGATGGTGCGGGCGAACCGACGGGCCGGGGCGGCCAAGGACGCCGGGTGGCAGGGAGGCGTCGCGCAGAGCGGGGTGGCATCTGGGGGCGGTCCCGCGGCGGCTGCCGGGCCTCCGGGGGCGCCGACGACGTCTGGGGCTGCGGCTGGGCCTATGGCAGGGGCTACGCCTGGGCCTACGGCTGGGTCTACGCCCGGGCCTGGGCCTGCCTCAGCGCCCTCTGCGCCGACAGCGCCTGCCCCTATCCCAGAGCCCCCTGCGCCTGCACCGGCAGGGCCGACAGCACCGGCGGCACCTGTGCCCACACCGGCGGCATCTGTGCCCACACCGGCCGCACCGTCGGAGCCCGCGGTCTCCTCCACGGCCGTACCAGTCGGCCCACCGCAGACACCCGCGGATGCCGTTCCCGACGCTCCCACTCCCGAATTCGCCCCCCACGCCGCCCCGGTCGTCCACTACGGCACCGACCGCCGCCAGGCCGGCGCGCTCGCCGCGTCCGCCATCGCGGCGGCCGAGGGCCCCCTGGTCGTCGCCACCACCGACCCCGCACTCTGGGCCGACACCAAGGACGCCCGCGCCAAGCTGGGCCCGCTGCTGACGTACGACCCGCAGCACGTTCTGGACACCCCGGCCCGAATGCGCTGGTCGCCGACGTCCGGCTGCGAGGACATCGGCGTCGCAGCCGCCCGTGCGGCCGCGCTGCTCACTCCCGTACGGCCCTCCAGCGTCCTCGACTCCGCGGTGGCCGACGCCGCGACGACCCTGCTGCGCTGCTGGCTGCACGCCGCCGCGGTGGACGGGCGGCCTTTCCGCCAGCTGCACCGCTGGGCGCACGCGAGCGGCGCCGCGCACGAGCCCGTACGAATTCTGCGTACGAACCGGAAGGCGTCGGCGGGGCAGGCAGGCGAGCTGGAGTCCGTGCTGACGGCGCATGCGGAACGCCGGGAGATGGCTCGGGAGTTGGTCTCCAGGACCCTGACGTGCCTCTCCTCGATTCACATCCGGGACGCGTGCAATCCGGCGCGATCCGATGCCCTCCTTCTCGAATCTTTCATCGACGAAGGGGGAACGCTCTACGTGGCAGGGGAATCCATCGAGGATCCGCGGTCCGCTCCGGGCGCGATGCCGCTGCTCATCGCGCTCCTCTCCAACGTGGTCGAGCGCGGCCGCCGCATGGCCGAACGGTCATCCGCCGGCCGGCTCGACCCACCACTCACCCTCGTCCTGCACGACATCGCGGCGCTCGCGCCGTTCCCGGCGCTGCCCGGGCTGCTCGAAACGGGCCGCGAGCAGGGGCTGTTGACGGTGGTCACCCTGCGCTCCCAGGAGCAGGCCCGCGCCCGCTGGCCACAGCAGGCGCTACCGGACTGA
- a CDS encoding ATP-binding protein: MLDPLAALTEAFTSFLFGKVETTRLPVRTSTGQAQAVYLPTAAPGLGDSGVIIGREVYSGKGYIYDPFQLYGQQLPAPHWLVLGESGNGKSALEKTYVLRQLRFRDRQVVVLDAQGEDGVGEWNLIAEQLGITPIRLDPTAALNGGIRLNPLDPSITTTGQLALLRTIIEVAMGRGLDERSGFALKVAHAYVNETITNRQPVLTDIVEQLRHPEAESAEAMNVDIDDVRAWGLDVALVLDRLVDGDLRGMFDGPTTAGIDLDAPLIVFDLSHIDRNSIAMPILMAIVGVWLEHTWIRPDRKKRIFLVEEAWHIINSPFVAQLFQRLLKFGRRLGLSFVAVVHHLSDVVDGAAAKEAAAILKMASTRTIYAQKTDEARATGGVLGLPRWAVEIIPTLTPGIAVWDVNGNVQVVKHLVTEAERPLVYTDRAMTETSATMTEEALAIGRAADAEAEQRAEAIAMQRQFRDESSETVA; encoded by the coding sequence ATGCTCGATCCGCTCGCGGCACTCACCGAGGCGTTCACCAGCTTCCTGTTCGGGAAGGTGGAGACGACGCGACTCCCGGTACGGACCTCGACCGGCCAGGCCCAGGCGGTCTACCTGCCGACCGCCGCGCCCGGCCTGGGCGACTCCGGCGTGATCATCGGCCGCGAGGTCTACAGCGGCAAGGGCTACATCTACGACCCGTTCCAGCTCTACGGCCAGCAGCTGCCGGCGCCGCACTGGCTCGTCCTCGGCGAGTCCGGCAACGGCAAGTCGGCGCTGGAGAAGACGTACGTCCTGCGGCAGCTGCGGTTCCGCGACCGGCAGGTGGTGGTGCTGGACGCCCAAGGCGAGGACGGCGTCGGCGAGTGGAACCTGATCGCCGAGCAGCTCGGCATCACCCCCATCCGCCTGGACCCCACCGCCGCCCTCAACGGCGGCATCCGCCTCAACCCCCTCGACCCGTCGATCACCACGACCGGGCAGCTGGCCCTGCTCCGTACGATCATCGAGGTCGCCATGGGCCGCGGCCTGGACGAGCGCTCCGGCTTCGCGCTGAAGGTGGCACACGCGTACGTCAACGAGACGATCACCAATCGTCAGCCGGTGCTGACGGACATCGTCGAGCAGCTGCGCCACCCGGAGGCGGAGTCGGCGGAGGCCATGAACGTCGACATAGACGACGTACGGGCCTGGGGCCTGGACGTGGCGCTGGTGCTCGACCGCCTCGTCGACGGTGACCTGCGCGGCATGTTCGACGGCCCGACCACGGCCGGCATCGACCTGGACGCGCCCCTGATCGTCTTCGACCTCTCGCACATCGACCGCAACTCGATCGCGATGCCGATCCTGATGGCCATCGTCGGCGTGTGGCTGGAACACACGTGGATCCGCCCCGACCGGAAGAAACGGATCTTCCTGGTCGAGGAGGCCTGGCACATCATCAACTCGCCGTTCGTGGCCCAGCTCTTCCAGCGGCTGCTGAAGTTCGGCCGGCGCCTCGGCCTGTCCTTCGTCGCCGTCGTCCACCACCTCAGCGACGTGGTGGACGGCGCCGCCGCCAAGGAGGCCGCGGCGATCCTGAAGATGGCCTCCACCCGTACGATCTACGCCCAGAAGACGGACGAGGCCCGGGCCACCGGCGGCGTCCTGGGCCTGCCCCGCTGGGCGGTCGAGATCATCCCGACGCTCACCCCCGGCATCGCGGTCTGGGACGTCAACGGCAACGTCCAGGTCGTCAAACACCTGGTCACCGAAGCGGAACGGCCGCTGGTCTACACCGACCGGGCGATGACCGAGACCTCCGCGACGATGACCGAGGAAGCGCTCGCGATCGGGCGGGCGGCGGACGCCGAGGCCGAACAGCGGGCCGAGGCGATCGCGATGCAGCGGCAGTTCCGGGACGAGTCGAGCGAGACGGTGGCGTGA
- the trpS gene encoding tryptophan--tRNA ligase gives MTRIFSGVRPTGHLTLGDYLGALRGWADEEQHRAEALFCVVDLHALTVDHDPARVRRLSRQAVTLLLAVGLDPRRCTLFVQSHVAEHTRLAYLMECVADDDEMLRLARYREKAECARARGGSVRLSLLTCPVLMAADILAYGTEEVSVDEDQAQHLELTRNLATRFNQRYGRTFVVPKATRPVVGVRVRDLQDPTSAMGTSHARGAGVVHLLDEAEAVREKVMGAVADAGPDLVYDPAGRPGTANLLDVLAACGGGDPEKLAGAYDSYGALKKDTAEAVVELLRPVRERHAELVADPGYVDSVLRDGAGRAREMARPRVDAAYRGVGLLPVG, from the coding sequence ATGACGCGGATCTTCAGCGGGGTGAGACCGACCGGGCACCTGACCTTGGGGGACTACCTGGGCGCGCTGCGCGGCTGGGCGGACGAGGAGCAGCACCGTGCGGAGGCTCTGTTCTGCGTCGTGGATTTGCACGCGCTGACCGTGGACCACGATCCGGCGCGGGTACGCAGGCTCAGTCGGCAGGCCGTCACGTTGTTGTTGGCGGTGGGGTTGGATCCGCGGCGGTGCACGTTGTTCGTGCAGAGTCACGTCGCGGAGCACACACGGCTGGCGTATCTGATGGAGTGCGTGGCCGACGACGACGAGATGCTGCGCCTGGCCCGGTACAGGGAGAAGGCCGAGTGCGCGCGGGCGCGGGGCGGGAGCGTACGGCTGTCGTTGCTGACGTGTCCGGTGCTGATGGCGGCCGACATCCTCGCGTACGGGACTGAAGAGGTGTCGGTGGACGAGGACCAGGCGCAGCACCTGGAGCTGACGCGAAACCTGGCGACCCGCTTCAACCAGCGGTACGGACGGACCTTCGTGGTGCCGAAGGCGACGCGTCCGGTGGTGGGCGTGCGGGTGCGGGATCTCCAGGATCCGACTTCGGCGATGGGCACGTCGCACGCCCGCGGGGCGGGGGTCGTCCATCTGCTCGACGAGGCGGAAGCGGTGCGCGAGAAGGTCATGGGTGCGGTGGCGGATGCCGGGCCGGACCTCGTGTACGACCCGGCCGGGCGGCCCGGGACGGCGAACCTCCTGGACGTACTGGCGGCGTGCGGTGGGGGCGATCCGGAGAAGCTGGCGGGTGCGTACGACTCGTACGGCGCGCTCAAGAAGGACACGGCCGAGGCGGTGGTGGAGCTGTTGCGGCCGGTGCGGGAGCGGCACGCGGAGCTGGTGGCGGACCCGGGGTACGTGGATTCCGTCCTGCGGGACGGGGCCGGGCGGGCGCGGGAGATGGCGCGGCCGCGGGTGGACGCGGCGTATCGGGGGGTGGGGTTGCTGCCGGTGGGGTGA